From a region of the Pseudomonas fulva 12-X genome:
- the flgE gene encoding flagellar hook protein FlgE, with product MSFNIALSGLNAVNEQLNTISHNISNVGTTGFKSSRTEFGSVYAESQMMGVEVLATTQSISQRGALVGTGSNLDLAIAGDGFFTVRSASGEVQYTRAGVFGPDKNNFVTTPTGARVQGYGVDAAGNLQVGAVGDLQLSSANLPARASDSLDFVANLNANDAVPTVAIFDPADSNSFNSTYTSRVYDSLGREHTFTQYFVKTAENAWQSHYYLDGTAVGTPTTLNFSTAGALTAPTAPTTLTANVPGADAISIALDYTGTSQFGSPFVVTTNVANGYTAGEQIGMAVEKNGMIYANYSNGQRMLQGQVVLANFANAQGLRNETGTAWSETADSGQALLGVPGVGSFGALAASTLEGSNVDLTQQLVNLMEGQRNYQANSKVLTTNKELTQVLFNAI from the coding sequence ATGAGTTTCAACATCGCCCTGAGTGGCCTGAACGCGGTCAACGAGCAGCTCAACACCATCAGCCACAACATTTCCAACGTCGGCACCACCGGCTTCAAGTCGTCGCGTACCGAGTTCGGCAGCGTCTACGCGGAGAGCCAGATGATGGGTGTGGAGGTTCTGGCCACTACCCAGAGCATCAGCCAGCGTGGCGCGCTGGTCGGCACCGGCTCCAATCTGGACCTGGCTATCGCCGGTGATGGTTTCTTCACGGTGCGTAGCGCCAGTGGCGAGGTGCAGTACACCCGCGCCGGGGTATTCGGACCGGACAAGAACAACTTCGTCACTACGCCCACCGGCGCGCGTGTGCAGGGCTATGGCGTCGACGCCGCCGGCAATCTGCAGGTCGGTGCGGTCGGCGACCTGCAGCTCAGCAGCGCCAACCTGCCGGCCAGGGCCAGTGACAGTCTGGACTTCGTTGCCAACCTCAATGCCAACGATGCGGTGCCGACGGTCGCCATCTTCGACCCGGCCGACAGCAACAGTTTCAACTCCACCTACACCTCCCGGGTGTACGACTCCCTGGGACGTGAACACACCTTCACCCAATACTTCGTCAAGACCGCCGAGAACGCCTGGCAGAGTCATTACTACCTGGACGGTACGGCCGTCGGTACGCCGACCACCCTGAACTTCTCGACCGCAGGCGCGCTGACCGCGCCTACCGCGCCGACCACCCTGACGGCCAACGTGCCGGGTGCCGACGCGATCAGCATCGCTCTCGATTACACCGGCACCAGTCAGTTCGGCTCGCCGTTCGTGGTCACCACCAACGTCGCCAACGGTTATACGGCGGGCGAGCAGATCGGTATGGCGGTCGAGAAGAACGGCATGATCTACGCCAACTACAGCAACGGCCAGCGCATGCTGCAGGGCCAGGTGGTACTGGCCAATTTCGCCAACGCCCAGGGCCTGCGCAACGAAACCGGTACGGCCTGGAGCGAGACCGCCGATTCCGGCCAGGCGCTGCTCGGGGTTCCGGGTGTCGGCTCGTTTGGCGCCCTGGCGGCCAGCACGCTGGAAGGTTCCAACGTCGACCTGACCCAGCAGTTGGTCAACCTGATGGAAGGCCAGCGCAACTACCAGGCCAACAGCAAGGTACTGACCACCAACAAGGAACTCACCCAGGTGTTGTTCAACGCAATCTGA
- a CDS encoding flagellar hook capping FlgD N-terminal domain-containing protein, whose protein sequence is MAAVSGTSLAANGAAQSDQVKGAVNLSDAAKMENTFISLMVAQIQNQDPTSPVDNTEFLNQFSAMSQVKSLENMAALSQSNLVLLDNLQTLTAAGLVNQEVKVAVESLSLDGEPVKGSFNLEHASAKTQLELTDSNGVVTRVELGSQAPGDVPFTIDPAALGLRPGTFKVAVVTASGELPTVEVAGVVTRVRVGDSGPMLDIDGVGSVPFYTLTEFGQSRTAGLF, encoded by the coding sequence ATGGCGGCTGTCAGCGGTACGAGTCTGGCGGCTAATGGCGCCGCGCAGTCGGATCAGGTCAAAGGCGCGGTCAACCTCAGTGACGCGGCGAAGATGGAAAACACCTTCATCTCGCTGATGGTCGCGCAGATCCAGAACCAGGATCCCACCAGCCCGGTGGATAACACCGAGTTCCTCAACCAGTTTTCGGCCATGTCCCAGGTCAAGAGCCTGGAAAACATGGCGGCGTTGAGCCAGAGCAACCTGGTGCTGCTGGACAACCTGCAGACCCTAACCGCCGCCGGGCTGGTCAATCAGGAAGTGAAGGTGGCGGTCGAGTCACTGAGCCTGGATGGCGAGCCCGTGAAGGGCTCGTTCAACCTCGAGCACGCCTCGGCCAAGACCCAGCTGGAGCTCACCGACAGCAACGGCGTGGTCACCCGCGTGGAGCTGGGCAGCCAGGCGCCGGGCGATGTGCCGTTCACCATCGACCCTGCAGCGCTCGGGCTGCGCCCCGGCACTTTCAAGGTCGCGGTGGTCACCGCCAGCGGCGAGTTGCCCACCGTCGAGGTCGCCGGTGTGGTCACGCGGGTACGGGTCGGTGACAGCGGCCCGATGCTGGATATCGACGGCGTCGGATCGGTGCCGTTCTACACCCTGACCGAGTTCGGCCAGTCCCGCACCGCGGGCCTGTTCTGA
- the flgC gene encoding flagellar basal body rod protein FlgC, with product MSFDSLYRIAGTAMNAQTVRLNTVASNLANAESAAADPADVYQARKPVFAAIYENGQLTRSAGMGGAHVQVLDVVPSGREPVRRYEPGNPLANGQGYVYYANINQIEEMTDMMSATRSFETGVEVLNRVKSMQQGILRLGEN from the coding sequence ATGTCGTTCGATTCTCTCTACCGCATTGCCGGTACCGCCATGAACGCACAGACCGTGCGCCTCAATACCGTGGCCAGCAACCTGGCCAACGCCGAGTCGGCAGCGGCCGATCCGGCTGACGTGTACCAGGCGCGCAAGCCGGTATTCGCCGCCATCTACGAGAACGGCCAACTGACGCGCAGTGCCGGCATGGGCGGCGCCCATGTGCAGGTGCTCGATGTGGTGCCGTCCGGTCGCGAGCCGGTACGCCGTTACGAGCCGGGCAATCCGCTGGCCAACGGCCAGGGCTACGTCTACTACGCCAACATCAACCAGATCGAGGAAATGACCGACATGATGTCCGCTACCCGCAGTTTCGAAACGGGCGTGGAGGTGCTCAATCGGGTCAAGAGCATGCAGCAGGGCATCTTGCGGCTGGGTGAAAACTGA
- the flgB gene encoding flagellar basal body rod protein FlgB: MSIRIEESLGVHVRALELRMQRSEILSANLANEDTPGFQARDIDFASEMRQLEGSAFSALGRSADAGLQYRLPMQPSLDGNTVELAVEQAAFSRNAMDFQTSLTFLSMKFQGLKQAIEGR; the protein is encoded by the coding sequence ATGAGTATACGGATCGAGGAAAGCCTGGGGGTACATGTGCGTGCCCTCGAGCTGCGCATGCAGCGCAGCGAAATCCTCTCGGCCAACCTGGCCAACGAGGATACGCCAGGGTTCCAGGCCCGTGACATCGATTTCGCCAGTGAGATGAGGCAGCTCGAAGGTTCGGCCTTTTCGGCACTGGGCCGCAGTGCCGATGCCGGCCTGCAGTACCGCCTGCCCATGCAGCCTTCGCTGGACGGCAACACGGTCGAGCTGGCGGTGGAGCAGGCCGCGTTCTCGCGCAATGCCATGGATTTCCAGACCAGCCTGACGTTCCTGAGCATGAAGTTCCAGGGCCTCAAGCAAGCCATCGAGGGCCGCTGA
- the flgA gene encoding flagellar basal body P-ring formation chaperone FlgA, giving the protein MAACGSLTSATTAVATALLAVALSYSNGAFADAEQQIDARIRTYLASQLDEHAEQQGWQNPQITYKRTALGTSRTLPNCASALQLERLDEGRGLLERQRLQVACPDDGGWQQVSLVTPSVLLPVLVATTVTDRGAPLAAEQFQLQAQDVARLPRGFYQDADEVAGQIAKRRIRTGQVLTPNLVAPALLVTRGQTVTMIARQGDIQASTAGTALEDGQMGQLIRVRNQASDTVIRARVKAKGVVTTQRQ; this is encoded by the coding sequence GTGGCGGCATGCGGAAGCCTCACTTCCGCCACGACGGCCGTTGCCACCGCACTGCTGGCGGTCGCGCTGAGTTATTCGAATGGGGCGTTTGCCGATGCCGAGCAGCAGATCGACGCACGCATTCGCACCTATCTCGCCAGTCAGCTCGATGAGCACGCCGAGCAGCAGGGTTGGCAGAACCCGCAGATCACTTACAAGCGCACCGCGCTGGGCACCAGCCGTACGCTGCCCAACTGCGCCTCGGCACTGCAGCTCGAGCGCCTCGACGAAGGCCGAGGGCTGCTCGAACGGCAGCGTCTGCAGGTGGCCTGCCCGGACGATGGCGGCTGGCAACAGGTCAGCCTGGTGACGCCCAGCGTACTGCTGCCGGTGCTGGTCGCCACCACCGTGACGGATCGCGGCGCGCCACTGGCGGCGGAGCAATTTCAGTTACAGGCCCAGGACGTCGCCAGGCTGCCGCGCGGTTTCTATCAGGATGCCGACGAGGTCGCCGGGCAGATCGCCAAGCGGCGCATCAGGACGGGCCAGGTGCTGACCCCCAACCTGGTCGCCCCGGCTCTGCTGGTCACGCGCGGGCAGACCGTGACCATGATCGCGCGCCAGGGCGATATCCAGGCCAGCACCGCAGGCACTGCGCTGGAAGACGGCCAGATGGGTCAGCTGATCCGCGTGCGCAATCAGGCCAGCGACACGGTGATCCGCGCCAGGGTCAAGGCCAAAGGCGTGGTGACGACGCAGCGTCAGTGA
- the lafA gene encoding lateral flagellin LafA codes for MALSIHTNYASLVTQSNLNKTNGNLSTAQQRLGTGYRVNSAADDAAGLQIATRLNAQSRGMDVASRNTGDAISLLQTAEGAFTEITDITQRLKDLATQAASDTNSADDRTALQGEFDALALEIENIFQNTTYAGEKLFDTGGKLQAGPINFQIGATADEKLEFDASTKVDDMATLIGEIKDLTLDDAANAGAAITALAGGLDDIGALRADFGANINRLNHTSNNLANMKDNTDVARGRIMDADFASESASMTKNSMLMQSGISMLRQSGQMPSMVMSLLG; via the coding sequence ATGGCTCTGTCGATCCACACCAACTACGCATCCCTGGTCACCCAGTCGAACCTGAACAAGACCAACGGCAACCTGTCCACCGCGCAACAGCGCCTGGGTACCGGCTACCGCGTCAACAGCGCCGCCGACGACGCCGCTGGCCTGCAAATCGCTACTCGCCTGAATGCCCAGTCCCGCGGCATGGACGTTGCCTCGCGCAACACCGGCGATGCCATCTCCCTGCTGCAAACCGCTGAAGGCGCCTTCACCGAAATCACCGACATCACCCAGCGCCTGAAAGACCTCGCCACTCAGGCCGCGAGTGATACCAACAGCGCAGATGACCGTACTGCACTGCAGGGTGAGTTCGATGCCCTGGCCCTGGAAATCGAGAACATCTTCCAGAACACCACTTACGCTGGCGAAAAACTGTTCGACACAGGCGGCAAACTGCAGGCTGGCCCCATCAACTTCCAGATTGGCGCAACTGCAGACGAGAAGCTTGAGTTCGACGCCTCGACCAAGGTAGATGACATGGCGACCTTGATCGGTGAAATCAAGGACCTGACCCTCGACGACGCCGCTAACGCTGGCGCGGCCATCACCGCCCTGGCCGGCGGCCTGGACGACATCGGCGCTCTGCGTGCCGACTTTGGCGCCAACATCAACCGCCTGAACCACACGTCCAACAACCTGGCCAACATGAAGGACAACACCGACGTGGCTCGCGGCCGCATCATGGACGCCGACTTCGCTTCGGAAAGCGCCAGCATGACCAAGAACAGCATGCTGATGCAGTCGGGCATTTCGATGCTGCGTCAATCCGGCCAGATGCCGAGCATGGTCATGTCCCTACTGGGCTGA
- a CDS encoding winged helix-turn-helix domain-containing protein: MTLSLPIENDLDGLCFRLQTGSAGGEALFQPARYQLTLINGDQHRRVELGYSGSRLLERLLQAPGEVIAREDLLQYAWAERVVGQGSLNQQIYTLRQLLGDEQKRDIIQTLPRRGYLLNSSALLETLQPATAPPAAPQVSPALAAVAPKRTGTGLRWPVALLATGTLLLCGKLAGDKKTDLQSYATLGQLSILYVAQSPRQLAQLQHLAQPAVSGLAELSEQPHVVTVTGTGEFVQVLCRNPDSRQTHWLEIHQSRLSAVPEQHLRSCLI; encoded by the coding sequence ATGACGCTTTCCTTACCCATCGAAAACGATCTGGACGGCCTCTGCTTCCGACTGCAGACAGGTAGCGCGGGTGGCGAAGCGTTGTTTCAACCGGCGCGCTACCAGCTGACGTTGATCAACGGCGACCAGCACAGGCGAGTCGAGCTCGGTTATTCCGGCAGCCGCCTGCTGGAGCGACTGTTGCAAGCACCGGGCGAAGTGATCGCCAGAGAAGATCTGCTGCAATACGCCTGGGCGGAACGGGTAGTCGGTCAGGGCAGCCTCAACCAGCAGATCTACACGCTGCGTCAGCTGCTGGGCGACGAACAGAAACGCGACATCATCCAGACCCTGCCGCGTCGTGGTTACCTGCTCAACTCCAGCGCATTGCTGGAAACCCTGCAGCCTGCAACTGCGCCGCCGGCAGCGCCGCAAGTATCGCCAGCTCTGGCAGCCGTAGCGCCAAAGCGCACCGGGACAGGATTGCGCTGGCCAGTAGCCTTGCTGGCTACAGGTACGCTGCTGCTGTGCGGCAAGCTGGCCGGCGACAAGAAAACGGACCTGCAGTCGTACGCCACACTAGGCCAGTTGAGCATTCTCTACGTCGCCCAGAGCCCGCGACAGCTTGCTCAGTTGCAGCACCTTGCGCAGCCCGCGGTCAGTGGCCTGGCCGAGCTGAGCGAACAGCCGCATGTGGTCACGGTCACCGGCACTGGAGAATTCGTGCAGGTGCTCTGCCGCAACCCGGACAGCCGACAAACCCACTGGCTGGAAATCCATCAATCACGGCTCAGTGCAGTGCCGGAACAACACCTGCGAAGCTGCCTGATATGA
- a CDS encoding flagellar motor protein MotB, translated as MSKRGAAQGHEIIIKRRSRKGHEEGHGGAWKVAFADFTMAMMALFMVLWIVNPRNEMTSPSQGDMLTNPLVDGGAGVFEGTSRTPLEFDGVSVPRPQPERPSDEYASGQMQSGEVGEASEAQPVRHYGSASDMQSLATLLEQIKKQLDAEANLEVEIVPQGLRLVLKDDAQRFMFARGSAKIDPHFLALLGGLSAVLAGADNKLIISGHTDSTAFRSITGYDNWNLSGDRALQARRVMVEKGIAVARVLQVTAHADGMPIRPDQPEDGANRRVEILLLTDQAEALYRQLFDSTALRARVSEQGAQLLGASEPQRGAKAL; from the coding sequence ATGAGCAAGCGTGGGGCCGCTCAGGGCCATGAGATCATCATCAAGCGGCGTTCTCGCAAGGGCCATGAAGAAGGCCACGGTGGCGCCTGGAAGGTGGCCTTCGCCGATTTCACCATGGCGATGATGGCGCTGTTCATGGTGTTGTGGATCGTCAACCCGCGTAATGAAATGACCAGCCCGTCCCAGGGCGACATGCTCACCAATCCGCTGGTCGACGGCGGTGCCGGGGTGTTCGAGGGCACCAGCCGAACGCCGCTGGAGTTCGACGGCGTATCGGTGCCTCGGCCACAGCCCGAGCGGCCCTCGGATGAGTACGCCAGTGGCCAGATGCAGAGCGGTGAGGTTGGCGAGGCTAGCGAGGCGCAACCCGTGCGGCACTATGGCAGCGCCAGCGATATGCAGTCGTTGGCTACCCTGCTGGAGCAGATCAAGAAGCAACTCGATGCCGAAGCCAACCTGGAAGTGGAAATCGTGCCCCAGGGGCTGCGCCTCGTTCTCAAGGACGATGCGCAACGCTTCATGTTCGCCCGTGGCAGCGCGAAGATCGATCCGCATTTTCTGGCGTTGCTGGGTGGCTTGTCAGCGGTGCTGGCCGGTGCCGACAACAAGCTGATCATCAGTGGGCATACCGACTCGACCGCCTTTCGCAGCATTACCGGCTACGACAACTGGAATCTATCCGGCGACCGCGCTCTGCAGGCGCGCCGGGTGATGGTCGAGAAGGGCATTGCGGTGGCGCGCGTACTGCAGGTCACGGCCCATGCCGATGGCATGCCCATCCGGCCGGATCAGCCGGAGGATGGCGCCAATCGCCGGGTCGAGATCCTGCTGCTGACCGATCAGGCCGAGGCGCTTTACCGGCAGTTGTTCGACAGCACGGCGTTGCGGGCACGGGTCAGTGAGCAGGGTGCACAATTGCTCGGCGCTAGCGAGCCGCAGCGCGGCGCCAAGGCGCTGTGA
- the motA gene encoding flagellar motor stator protein MotA, producing the protein MQKILGSLIIIGCVLGGYTMAHGDIAMLWQPAEVIIILGAGLGSLVVANPKEVLVEMCHQIKGVFVLKRRGEEFQRQLLMLLYELLETVEEGGLKALDEHIEEPEQSELFTRYPLILEENNLMAFIADNFRLMAMGKISAHELEGFLEQELEAMEHALLQPSRSLQKIGEAMPGFGILAAILGIIITMGSIGGSVAEVGAHVAAALVGTFLGIFMCYCLMEPLSHAMSQRIKTELSALECVRTTLVAHVAGKPTLLAVDAGRKLIEQDVKPAFKQLEIWVNQFEDQRDAA; encoded by the coding sequence ATGCAGAAGATCCTGGGCTCGCTGATCATCATCGGCTGCGTGCTGGGCGGCTACACCATGGCCCATGGTGATATCGCCATGCTCTGGCAGCCGGCCGAGGTGATCATCATCCTCGGCGCCGGCCTGGGCAGTCTGGTGGTGGCCAACCCCAAGGAAGTGCTGGTCGAAATGTGCCATCAGATCAAGGGGGTGTTCGTTCTCAAGCGCCGTGGCGAGGAGTTTCAGCGCCAGTTGCTGATGCTGCTCTACGAGCTGCTGGAAACGGTCGAGGAGGGTGGCCTCAAGGCACTCGACGAGCACATCGAGGAGCCGGAGCAGAGCGAGCTATTCACCCGCTACCCGCTGATTCTCGAAGAAAACAACCTGATGGCCTTCATCGCCGACAACTTCCGGCTGATGGCCATGGGCAAGATCAGCGCCCACGAGCTGGAAGGCTTTCTCGAGCAAGAGCTCGAGGCGATGGAACATGCGCTGCTGCAACCGTCCCGCTCGCTGCAGAAGATCGGTGAAGCGATGCCGGGCTTCGGCATCCTCGCCGCGATCCTGGGCATCATCATCACCATGGGCAGCATCGGCGGCTCGGTGGCAGAAGTCGGTGCCCACGTGGCGGCGGCGCTGGTCGGTACCTTCCTGGGCATCTTCATGTGCTATTGCCTGATGGAGCCGCTGTCCCATGCCATGTCGCAGCGCATCAAGACCGAGCTGTCTGCGCTCGAGTGCGTGCGTACCACACTGGTCGCCCACGTGGCCGGCAAGCCGACGCTGCTGGCGGTGGACGCCGGTCGCAAGCTGATAGAGCAGGACGTCAAGCCGGCGTTCAAGCAGCTGGAGATCTGGGTCAACCAGTTCGAGGATCAAAGGGACGCCGCATGA
- a CDS encoding FliA/WhiG family RNA polymerase sigma factor, with amino-acid sequence MSAQPALDHHYADAPVAFVPLSAAAEQQWLLRYLPLVKRVVRQLALQASQVLDREDMEQIGLLGLLDSLRRYGEPDEQFARFASLRIRGAILDELRRLDWRPRTVRQQSHRVRDGIRDLTRKLGREPQESEILAATGLDAQGYQDHLMAQTSEAIESLDSLLQDGQESLAGSSRSAEDQVLRERLLTQALARLDERERLVLTLYYLHELSLKEIALVLEVSDARVCQLSKQAIAKACRFLTEN; translated from the coding sequence ATGAGCGCTCAGCCTGCCCTGGACCACCACTACGCCGACGCGCCGGTCGCGTTCGTGCCGCTGTCGGCGGCCGCCGAGCAGCAGTGGCTGCTGCGCTACCTGCCGCTGGTCAAGCGGGTGGTCCGTCAGCTGGCCCTGCAGGCCAGCCAGGTGCTCGATCGCGAAGATATGGAACAGATCGGCCTGCTCGGCCTGCTCGACAGCCTGCGTCGCTATGGCGAGCCGGATGAGCAGTTCGCACGTTTCGCCAGCTTACGCATCCGCGGCGCGATCCTCGACGAGCTGCGCCGCCTCGACTGGCGCCCGCGTACCGTGCGCCAGCAGTCGCACCGGGTACGCGACGGCATTCGTGACCTGACCCGCAAGCTGGGCCGCGAGCCCCAGGAGAGCGAGATCCTAGCCGCTACCGGTCTGGACGCCCAGGGTTATCAGGATCACCTCATGGCGCAAACCAGCGAAGCCATCGAAAGCCTCGACAGTCTGCTGCAGGACGGCCAGGAAAGCCTGGCCGGCAGCAGCCGCAGCGCCGAGGATCAGGTGTTGCGCGAGCGCCTGCTGACCCAGGCCCTGGCGCGCCTGGATGAGCGCGAGCGCCTGGTGCTCACCCTGTATTACCTGCACGAGCTGAGTCTCAAGGAAATCGCCCTGGTGCTCGAAGTGAGCGACGCCAGGGTCTGTCAACTGAGCAAGCAGGCGATCGCCAAGGCTTGCCGCTTTCTCACGGAGAACTGA